A window of Cohnella herbarum contains these coding sequences:
- a CDS encoding carbohydrate-binding family 9-like protein, with translation MSKLGEIGTYICEYVNYSDAAWGSIVGANLVDVETGGAVREETILKACWDRNALYVRFECVDTYSISKFTNRKDPLWEQDVVEMFIDEEGDCKRYMELVVSPNGVVCDLMINHKDDNDPLSFNINREWEVQGFETKIEVNENKRTYTFTISFDNFVQPPSNGTMWRANFFRIDDEENGTRHYQAWSPTGAVNYHISDRFGKLVFRGA, from the coding sequence ATGTCAAAGCTTGGTGAAATCGGAACTTATATTTGCGAATATGTGAATTATTCGGATGCCGCGTGGGGAAGCATCGTAGGCGCTAATTTGGTGGACGTCGAGACCGGAGGGGCAGTGCGGGAAGAAACGATTTTGAAAGCTTGTTGGGATCGAAATGCCCTATACGTAAGATTCGAGTGCGTGGATACGTATAGCATCTCTAAGTTTACGAATCGCAAAGATCCTCTGTGGGAGCAAGACGTCGTGGAAATGTTCATCGACGAAGAAGGAGATTGCAAGCGGTACATGGAACTCGTCGTCAGCCCGAACGGGGTAGTATGCGATCTGATGATTAATCACAAAGACGACAATGATCCCCTCAGCTTTAACATAAATCGAGAATGGGAAGTGCAAGGCTTCGAAACGAAAATCGAGGTTAACGAGAATAAGCGGACTTACACTTTTACGATTTCATTCGATAATTTCGTGCAGCCCCCGTCGAACGGAACGATGTGGAGAGCCAACTTTTTCCGCATCGACGACGAGGAAAACGGAACCCGGCATTATCAGGCGTGGTCCCCGACAGGGGCAGTGAATTATCACATCTCCGATCGTTTCGGAAAGTTGGTATTCAGGGGAGCTTAG
- a CDS encoding glucosamine-6-phosphate isomerase codes for MNFNQTVQGSLLEGFYPAGWDMEKIDRCCANSPETIEERQSFWNDGFQPIPCAEVQELDVKMGHEIALEIRRSKQANRKVAFILPVGPMGMYKWAVYFLKEWDIDCSHVYGFNMDEWSDGEGNTLPSDNPGSFQNAMEQAFYGPLGKLTVPENQRHFATKATLPAYAEKIAALKAEGAELITVFGIGRMMHIAFWEPHFGAEFATDEEWSGQTHRIGAQLHPLTIEQNAITSFKSRTTLVPCRANTIGPGLFLQSDRIIGGCDGALGRGMQWQGLSLWTTLRHGPDRWLPSTYMPTLPGKLFYLKDLAGPLEADMN; via the coding sequence ATGAATTTTAATCAAACCGTACAAGGTTCCCTGCTCGAAGGTTTCTATCCCGCGGGATGGGATATGGAGAAGATCGATCGTTGTTGCGCGAATTCGCCGGAGACGATCGAAGAGCGTCAATCTTTCTGGAACGACGGGTTTCAACCGATCCCTTGCGCCGAAGTCCAAGAGTTGGACGTGAAAATGGGCCACGAGATCGCCCTGGAAATCCGACGAAGCAAGCAAGCGAACCGCAAAGTCGCGTTTATTCTGCCGGTAGGTCCGATGGGCATGTACAAGTGGGCGGTCTACTTCCTGAAGGAATGGGATATCGATTGCTCGCACGTCTACGGATTCAACATGGACGAATGGAGCGACGGGGAAGGGAACACGCTGCCTTCCGATAACCCGGGTTCGTTCCAGAACGCGATGGAGCAGGCATTCTATGGCCCGCTCGGCAAGCTTACAGTGCCAGAGAACCAGCGTCATTTCGCGACGAAAGCCACGCTCCCGGCTTACGCGGAGAAGATCGCGGCGTTGAAGGCGGAAGGCGCCGAGCTTATCACCGTATTCGGTATCGGGCGCATGATGCATATCGCGTTCTGGGAACCGCATTTCGGGGCGGAGTTCGCGACGGACGAAGAGTGGAGCGGGCAGACTCACCGCATCGGCGCGCAACTGCATCCGCTAACGATCGAGCAGAACGCGATCACCAGTTTCAAGAGCCGGACGACTCTCGTTCCTTGCCGCGCGAACACGATAGGACCGGGATTGTTTCTGCAATCCGATCGGATTATCGGCGGATGCGACGGAGCGTTGGGACGCGGCATGCAGTGGCAAGGTTTGTCGCTCTGGACGACGCTGCGCCATGGGCCGGACAGATGGTTGCCTTCGACTTATATGCCGACTTTGCCGGGCAAGCTGTTTTATTTGAAAGATTTGGCAGGACCGCTAGAAGCGGACATGAACTAA
- a CDS encoding PIG-L deacetylase family protein, whose product MNVLAVGCHPDDLEIGCGGTLAKLAAQGHKVTMVHVANGNKGHKIIQPEELKNIRRLEARAAGALIGAEVVSLDVPDLAVKSDQDELICKLVEVIRRVKPDYIITHPPEDYMKDHMEVSRAVFDASFAATVPHYRADANEEAHHKVAPIYYMDTLAGVGFLPTEYVDISDHIETKIQMNDCHASQIKWLYEHDGIDFLDFVRTVSKFRGLQCGKPYAEGFKQCQAWPRLTTERLLP is encoded by the coding sequence GTGAACGTATTGGCGGTAGGTTGTCATCCGGACGATCTGGAGATCGGCTGCGGCGGGACGCTGGCGAAGTTGGCTGCGCAAGGGCATAAGGTGACGATGGTACATGTGGCTAACGGGAATAAAGGCCATAAGATTATTCAACCTGAAGAACTGAAAAATATCCGAAGGCTGGAGGCCCGGGCTGCCGGCGCTCTGATCGGCGCGGAAGTCGTAAGTCTGGATGTGCCGGATTTAGCCGTGAAGTCGGACCAGGACGAGTTGATCTGCAAGCTGGTCGAGGTCATTCGGCGCGTTAAACCGGATTATATCATTACACATCCGCCCGAGGACTACATGAAGGACCACATGGAAGTGTCGCGCGCGGTATTCGATGCCAGCTTCGCGGCCACCGTCCCTCATTATCGCGCGGATGCGAACGAAGAGGCCCATCATAAAGTCGCTCCCATCTATTACATGGACACGCTCGCCGGAGTCGGCTTTCTCCCTACTGAATACGTGGATATCAGCGACCATATCGAAACGAAAATTCAAATGAACGATTGCCATGCCAGTCAGATCAAATGGCTATACGAGCACGATGGAATCGACTTCCTCGATTTCGTCCGGACCGTATCCAAATTCCGCGGGCTGCAATGCGGCAAACCTTACGCCGAGGGCTTCAAGCAATGCCAAGCATGGCCTCGTTTAACGACGGAGAGACTGTTGCCGTAA
- a CDS encoding helix-turn-helix transcriptional regulator, whose protein sequence is MREEMPFSEISIEQCIAGTVVHPPGGTYGPRYYREFQLILLHSGSMEVDVDGTHYRVRPGQVMLLLPGQTVYIAFDPSCQSWHRWITASPKDYGSDMQNRLNGMPCVLPISEQMNRLVDLSVLQQRIDTPEHRNVQNALGLTAIRLYAAESLGSDAIIANPLIREVKTFIHENYSEPLSMREVAERFNVSVSHLARVFKENEGVTLIQYLWHYRVEHSLVLLRTTGLSIGEIAEQCGFKSRYHYSRMVRSLTGKSASEIRTVHWRK, encoded by the coding sequence ATGCGCGAAGAGATGCCGTTTTCTGAAATTTCCATCGAACAATGCATAGCCGGCACCGTCGTCCATCCTCCGGGTGGAACGTACGGACCGCGTTATTACCGGGAATTTCAATTGATTCTACTGCACTCGGGGTCCATGGAGGTGGATGTCGACGGCACTCATTATAGAGTGCGTCCGGGACAAGTCATGCTTTTGCTCCCCGGACAAACCGTGTATATTGCGTTCGATCCTTCGTGCCAAAGCTGGCATCGCTGGATCACGGCAAGCCCGAAAGACTACGGATCCGATATGCAAAATCGATTAAACGGGATGCCTTGCGTTCTACCGATATCGGAGCAAATGAACCGACTTGTCGATTTATCCGTTTTGCAACAACGGATAGATACCCCGGAGCATCGGAACGTACAGAACGCTCTCGGTCTGACGGCGATCCGATTGTATGCCGCGGAAAGCTTGGGAAGCGACGCTATTATCGCAAATCCCCTTATTCGAGAGGTCAAAACTTTCATACATGAAAACTATTCCGAGCCTTTAAGCATGAGGGAAGTCGCTGAACGCTTTAACGTTTCCGTCAGTCATCTCGCACGCGTCTTCAAGGAAAACGAAGGAGTAACGCTTATTCAGTATTTGTGGCATTATCGCGTGGAGCACAGTCTTGTCTTGTTGAGAACGACCGGTTTGTCCATCGGGGAGATCGCCGAACAATGCGGGTTCAAGTCGAGATACCACTATTCCAGAATGGTGAGAAGCTTAACCGGGAAATCCGCAAGCGAGATCCGAACCGTGCATTGGAGGAAATGA
- a CDS encoding phytanoyl-CoA dioxygenase family protein, with the protein MADSIKEQFEKQGYVILKELYTIEETKKLKEEAAAILSKHEVDKSGVFLGLTPESTLFKEAAVTPRLTNALKEIIGHSVVFLNDKLVFKNASTDFGSPWHQDYSYWHGSHKYSVWIALDDADRKNGCLKIVPGSHLSTVNHDGNASDNLGFTNRLDEKEIDQSQVVDLPASKGDAIVFHDLLLHASYPNTSGADRWALISTYKDGTQPDPDYPWAKAAFAL; encoded by the coding sequence ATGGCCGATTCCATTAAAGAACAATTCGAGAAGCAAGGTTACGTTATTCTGAAAGAGCTATACACAATAGAGGAAACCAAAAAGCTGAAAGAGGAAGCCGCGGCGATTCTATCGAAGCACGAAGTCGATAAATCGGGGGTATTCCTCGGGCTGACCCCGGAAAGCACCCTATTTAAGGAGGCGGCGGTGACTCCCCGGTTGACTAACGCGTTAAAAGAGATCATCGGCCATTCGGTCGTGTTCTTGAACGACAAGCTGGTATTCAAAAACGCGAGCACCGATTTCGGATCGCCTTGGCATCAGGATTATTCGTATTGGCACGGAAGCCATAAATACTCGGTCTGGATCGCGCTTGACGATGCCGATCGGAAGAACGGTTGCTTAAAAATCGTGCCCGGATCGCATTTATCGACCGTCAACCATGACGGAAACGCGTCGGATAATCTGGGATTCACGAATCGTCTGGACGAAAAAGAGATCGATCAATCGCAAGTCGTGGATTTACCCGCCTCCAAAGGGGATGCCATCGTGTTCCACGATTTGCTGCTGCATGCCTCTTATCCCAATACGTCTGGCGCCGACCGGTGGGCTTTAATTTCCACCTACAAAGACGGAACCCAACCCGACCCCGATTACCCGTGGGCCAAAGCCGCCTTCGCTTTGTGA